A genomic segment from Thermotoga neapolitana DSM 4359 encodes:
- a CDS encoding cupin domain-containing protein: MRIGEKLKKLRLSRGLTQEELAERTDLSRSFISQLESDKTSPSIDTLERILEALGTDLKHFFSDFEEERVVFKKEERVPVYDEPEGVKSEILMSGVEDKEIDPILVTLEPGAQTEEESYHEGSEFGFVIQGKIDLYLDGKRYRLKEGDCFYYRADKKHYVKNPGKKKAVLLWIMID; this comes from the coding sequence GTGAGGATCGGTGAAAAACTCAAAAAACTCAGGCTCTCGAGGGGACTCACTCAGGAGGAACTCGCAGAACGAACGGATCTTTCAAGGAGTTTCATATCACAACTTGAGTCGGACAAAACATCACCCTCCATAGACACACTCGAGAGAATCCTCGAGGCACTGGGAACCGATCTGAAACACTTCTTTTCCGACTTCGAAGAGGAAAGGGTTGTGTTTAAAAAAGAGGAAAGAGTTCCGGTCTACGACGAGCCTGAGGGTGTGAAGAGCGAGATTTTGATGAGTGGTGTGGAGGACAAGGAGATAGATCCAATACTGGTAACGCTCGAGCCCGGTGCTCAGACAGAGGAAGAATCTTATCACGAAGGGTCGGAGTTTGGTTTTGTGATTCAGGGAAAGATCGATCTCTATCTCGACGGCAAAAGGTACAGGTTGAAGGAAGGAGACTGCTTCTACTACAGGGCGGACAAGAAACACTACGTGAAGAATCCGGGTAAGAAGAAGGCGGTGTTACTCTGGATCATGATTGACTGA
- the speD gene encoding adenosylmethionine decarboxylase: protein MKSLGRHLVAEFYECDKEILDNVQLIEQEMKQAAYESGATIVTSTFHRFLPYGVSGVVVISESHLTIHTWPEYGYAAIDLFTCGEDVDPWKAFDHLKKVLKAKRVHVVEHERGRYDEIGIPEDSPHKVTV from the coding sequence ATGAAAAGCCTGGGAAGGCACCTGGTGGCGGAGTTTTACGAATGTGACAAGGAGATTCTCGACAACGTGCAACTCATTGAGCAGGAGATGAAACAGGCAGCCTACGAAAGTGGAGCGACAATAGTCACATCAACGTTTCACAGGTTCCTCCCCTACGGGGTGAGTGGTGTGGTGGTGATTTCCGAATCCCACCTAACCATTCACACCTGGCCAGAGTACGGCTATGCTGCGATCGATCTGTTCACCTGCGGAGAGGACGTGGACCCATGGAAGGCGTTTGACCATCTGAAAAAAGTCCTCAAGGCAAAGAGGGTACACGTTGTGGAACACGAAAGAGGCAGGTACGACGAGATAGGAATCCCGGAGGACTCGCCGCACAAAGTCACCGTTTGA
- the speE gene encoding polyamine aminopropyltransferase, with protein MKELERELQPRQHLWYFEYYTGNNVGLFMKMNRVIYSGQSDIQRIDIFENPDLGVVFALDGITMTTEKDEFMYHEMLAHVPMFLHPNPKKVLIIGGGDGGTLREVLKHDSVEKAILCEVDGLVIEAARKYLKQTSCGFDDPRAEIVIANGAEYVRKFKNEFDVIIIDSTDPTAGQGGHLFTEEFYQACYDALKEDGVFSAETEDPFYDIGWFKLAYKRISKVFPITKVYLGFMTTYPSGMWSYTFASKGIDPIKDFDPEKVRKFNKELKYYNEEVHVASFALPNFVKKELGLM; from the coding sequence TTGAAAGAACTGGAAAGAGAACTTCAGCCAAGACAGCACCTCTGGTACTTCGAATACTACACGGGAAACAACGTGGGGCTTTTCATGAAGATGAACCGCGTGATTTACTCAGGACAGAGCGACATACAGAGGATCGACATCTTTGAAAACCCCGATCTCGGTGTAGTCTTCGCACTCGATGGCATCACGATGACAACAGAGAAAGACGAGTTCATGTACCACGAGATGCTCGCACACGTTCCCATGTTCCTTCATCCCAACCCGAAGAAGGTGCTCATCATCGGTGGAGGAGACGGAGGAACACTCAGAGAAGTCTTAAAGCACGATAGTGTGGAAAAGGCGATTCTCTGTGAGGTCGATGGCCTCGTCATAGAAGCGGCGAGGAAATATCTGAAACAGACCTCCTGTGGTTTCGACGATCCCAGAGCGGAGATCGTGATAGCGAACGGTGCCGAATACGTGAGGAAGTTCAAAAACGAGTTCGACGTCATCATCATAGACTCCACGGACCCGACGGCGGGTCAGGGCGGGCACCTCTTCACCGAGGAGTTCTACCAGGCCTGCTACGACGCATTGAAGGAAGACGGAGTCTTCTCTGCAGAAACGGAGGATCCGTTCTACGACATTGGATGGTTCAAACTCGCCTACAAGAGGATCAGCAAGGTCTTTCCTATCACGAAGGTTTACCTTGGTTTCATGACCACCTATCCCTCCGGCATGTGGTCCTACACCTTCGCCTCCAAGGGAATAGACCCGATAAAAGACTTCGACCCGGAAAAGGTGAGAAAGTTCAACAAAGAACTGAAGTACTACAACGAAGAAGTCCACGTTGCCTCCTTTGCCCTCCCGAATTTCGTGAAGAAAGAACTCGGACTGATGTGA
- the miaB gene encoding tRNA (N6-isopentenyl adenosine(37)-C2)-methylthiotransferase MiaB, giving the protein MRFYIKTFGCQMNENDSETMAGLLMKEGFTPASAPEEADVVIINTCAVRRKSEEKAYSELGQMLKIKRKRKLVVGVAGCVAEKEREKLLERGADFVLGTRAVPRVTEAVKKALEGEKVALFEDHLDEYTHELPRIRTSRHHAWVTIIHGCDRFCTYCIVPYTRGRERSRPMADILEEVKKLAEQGYREVTFLGQNVDAYGKDLKDGSSLAKLLEEASKIEGIERIWFLTSYPTDFSDELIEVIAKNPKVAKSVHLPVQSGSNRILKLMNRRYTKEEYLALLEKIRSKVPEVAISSDIIVGFPTETEEDFMETVDLVEKAQFERLNLAIYSPREGTVAWKYYKDDVPYEEKVRRMQFLMNLQKRINRKLNERYRGKTVRIIVEAQAKNGLFYGRDIRNKIIAFEGEDWMIGRFADVKVEKITAGPLYGKVVWVEKTPSPVSSSE; this is encoded by the coding sequence ATGAGATTTTACATCAAGACCTTCGGCTGTCAGATGAACGAGAACGACTCGGAAACGATGGCCGGTCTTCTAATGAAGGAAGGGTTCACCCCCGCCTCGGCTCCCGAAGAGGCGGATGTGGTCATCATAAACACCTGTGCAGTGAGAAGAAAGTCTGAGGAGAAGGCCTACAGCGAGCTCGGTCAGATGCTGAAGATCAAAAGGAAAAGAAAGCTCGTTGTGGGAGTTGCGGGTTGTGTCGCCGAAAAGGAAAGAGAGAAACTCCTGGAGAGAGGAGCCGACTTCGTCCTTGGAACCCGTGCCGTTCCGAGGGTGACAGAGGCCGTCAAAAAAGCACTCGAAGGAGAAAAGGTGGCGCTCTTTGAAGACCACCTGGACGAGTACACACACGAACTTCCAAGGATAAGAACGAGCAGGCACCACGCATGGGTCACGATCATCCACGGCTGTGACAGGTTCTGTACCTATTGCATCGTCCCCTACACCCGGGGAAGGGAAAGAAGCAGACCGATGGCGGACATCCTGGAAGAGGTGAAAAAACTCGCAGAGCAGGGCTACCGTGAGGTTACCTTCCTCGGCCAGAACGTGGACGCCTACGGAAAGGACCTGAAGGATGGCTCCTCTCTTGCAAAACTCCTCGAGGAAGCCTCGAAGATCGAGGGAATAGAGCGAATCTGGTTTCTCACCTCCTATCCAACGGACTTTTCCGATGAACTCATAGAGGTGATAGCAAAAAACCCGAAAGTGGCAAAGTCCGTTCACCTTCCCGTTCAGTCCGGAAGCAACAGAATTTTGAAACTCATGAACAGAAGGTACACGAAGGAAGAGTACCTTGCCCTCCTCGAGAAGATCAGATCGAAGGTGCCAGAGGTTGCAATAAGCAGTGACATCATCGTGGGCTTTCCCACGGAAACGGAAGAGGACTTCATGGAGACGGTGGACCTTGTAGAGAAGGCACAGTTCGAGCGTCTGAACCTTGCCATTTACTCTCCACGTGAGGGAACTGTAGCCTGGAAGTACTACAAAGACGACGTGCCCTACGAAGAAAAGGTGAGACGTATGCAGTTTCTCATGAACCTCCAGAAGAGGATCAACAGAAAACTCAACGAGCGATACAGAGGAAAGACGGTGCGTATCATCGTCGAAGCGCAGGCAAAGAACGGCCTCTTCTACGGCCGCGACATCAGGAACAAGATCATCGCCTTCGAAGGTGAAGATTGGATGATAGGGCGCTTTGCGGACGTGAAAGTGGAAAAGATCACTGCAGGGCCCCTCTACGGAAAGGTGGTCTGGGTTGAAAAGACTCCTTCTCCCGTTTCTTCTTCTGAGTGA
- a CDS encoding phospholipase D-like domain-containing protein, whose product MKRLLLPFLLLSEVLLSQVYFSMVDDLSFLVISHLESASDVTVVAYSIDPDYLGLKECSMATEVPVEGAFVHISDGLLHSKFIVLDHETVIFGSANFNRSSLEEHLNNLIVFHSKEIADFFEGIYDWLVHGKRPQVRLKTEEGEFFLIPAVDVEEIVLDSLWKAKRYVLLCSYAFTDEDVFATLKFLSSQGVEVYIITDEWFESSRLRELPLETFHVLEVREPLMHHKFLVVDGKTLITGSANFTESGFHRNVEVMFETSNREYVESFEEEFNRIWRGYFVQGVRF is encoded by the coding sequence TTGAAAAGACTCCTTCTCCCGTTTCTTCTTCTGAGTGAAGTTCTTCTTTCACAGGTCTACTTCAGCATGGTGGATGACCTTTCTTTTCTTGTCATCTCACACCTGGAGTCTGCAAGCGATGTGACGGTGGTCGCCTACTCGATCGACCCTGATTATCTTGGCCTGAAAGAGTGCAGCATGGCCACAGAAGTTCCCGTAGAAGGTGCCTTCGTTCACATCTCAGATGGGCTTCTTCACTCGAAGTTCATCGTCCTCGACCACGAAACGGTGATCTTCGGCTCTGCGAACTTCAACCGCTCCAGCTTAGAAGAACATCTGAACAACCTCATCGTCTTTCACTCCAAAGAGATAGCGGACTTTTTCGAGGGAATTTATGACTGGCTCGTTCACGGGAAAAGGCCACAGGTTCGGCTCAAGACTGAAGAAGGTGAGTTCTTTTTGATCCCCGCGGTGGATGTCGAAGAGATCGTCTTGGATTCGCTCTGGAAAGCGAAAAGGTACGTTCTTCTCTGCAGCTACGCTTTCACAGATGAAGACGTCTTTGCCACGCTGAAATTCCTCTCCTCGCAGGGTGTGGAGGTGTACATCATCACGGACGAGTGGTTCGAGTCTTCAAGGCTCAGGGAACTTCCCCTTGAGACCTTCCACGTCCTCGAGGTGAGAGAACCCTTGATGCACCACAAGTTTCTTGTCGTCGATGGAAAAACTCTGATCACGGGTTCTGCCAACTTCACAGAGAGCGGGTTTCACAGAAATGTGGAAGTGATGTTCGAAACGAGTAACAGAGAGTACGTAGAATCTTTCGAGGAAGAGTTCAACAGGATCTGGAGGGGATACTTTGTACAGGGTGTTCGTTTTTGA
- a CDS encoding Cof-type HAD-IIB family hydrolase, with amino-acid sequence MYRVFVFDLDGTLLNDSLEISEKDRKVIERLSRNCHVVFASGRMLVSTLNVEKRYFKRTFPTIAYNGAMVYLPEEGVVLNEKIPPEVAKDIIEYIKPLNVHWQAYIDDVLYSEKDNEEIKSYARHSNVDYRVEPNLSELVSKMGTTKLLLIDTPERLDELKEILSERFKDVVKVFKSFPTYLEIVPKNVDKGKALKFLRGRMNWKKEEIVVFGDNENDLFMFEEAGLRVAMGNAIDKVKEAADVVTLTNNDSGVSYVLERISTDCLDE; translated from the coding sequence TTGTACAGGGTGTTCGTTTTTGACCTGGACGGAACGCTCCTGAACGACAGCCTGGAGATCTCGGAAAAGGACAGAAAAGTGATCGAAAGGCTCTCGAGAAATTGCCACGTCGTTTTTGCAAGCGGAAGAATGCTCGTTTCCACACTGAACGTGGAGAAAAGGTACTTCAAAAGAACCTTTCCCACGATCGCTTACAACGGTGCGATGGTGTACCTTCCAGAAGAAGGCGTCGTCCTGAACGAAAAGATCCCGCCTGAGGTAGCAAAAGACATCATAGAATACATAAAACCGCTCAACGTTCACTGGCAGGCTTACATTGACGATGTGCTCTACTCCGAAAAGGACAACGAAGAGATAAAAAGCTACGCAAGACACTCGAACGTGGACTACCGCGTTGAACCGAACCTTTCTGAACTCGTCTCAAAGATGGGAACGACGAAACTTCTTCTCATCGATACCCCGGAAAGACTCGACGAGTTGAAAGAGATTCTCTCTGAAAGGTTCAAAGATGTGGTGAAGGTCTTCAAGTCCTTCCCTACTTACCTTGAAATCGTTCCGAAGAACGTGGACAAAGGAAAGGCACTGAAGTTTTTGAGAGGGAGGATGAACTGGAAAAAGGAAGAGATCGTCGTCTTCGGTGACAACGAGAACGACCTGTTCATGTTCGAGGAAGCGGGGCTTCGCGTGGCCATGGGAAACGCCATCGACAAGGTGAAGGAGGCGGCGGACGTTGTCACGCTCACTAACAACGATTCTGGTGTGTCTTATGTTCTTGAGCGCATTTCCACAGATTGTCTTGATGAGTGA
- a CDS encoding nucleotidyltransferase family protein has protein sequence MYEEYIRAWVERKKKEEEKMKLMAQKALEEARKVTRVLREKYGAKRVVLFGSLAKYLRGAGEFTERSDIDLAVEGLPKEEYFRVLSEINRLSEFEVDLIDLEGCPAFLRNLIEREGMEIEEGTDSLTDSGDR, from the coding sequence ATGTACGAAGAGTATATAAGGGCCTGGGTAGAGAGAAAAAAGAAGGAAGAAGAAAAGATGAAATTGATGGCTCAGAAGGCTCTTGAAGAGGCAAGGAAGGTCACCAGGGTACTGAGAGAAAAGTACGGTGCAAAAAGGGTGGTTCTTTTTGGCTCTCTTGCGAAGTACTTAAGAGGGGCAGGAGAGTTCACTGAGCGATCCGATATCGATCTTGCGGTGGAAGGCCTTCCGAAAGAGGAGTACTTCAGGGTGCTCTCTGAGATCAACAGGCTCTCTGAGTTCGAGGTAGATCTGATCGATCTTGAAGGATGTCCTGCGTTCCTCAGGAACCTGATCGAGAGGGAGGGAATGGAGATTGAAGAGGGAACAGATTCTCTCACTGATAGCGGAGATAGATAG
- the ispF gene encoding 2-C-methyl-D-erythritol 2,4-cyclodiphosphate synthase produces MFIGFGYDRHPLVEGRRLVLAGVEIDAPLGSLGHSDGDVLSHAIIDALLGAGCLGDIGTWFPETKEYKDANSLDLLKETVKILEERGFSVVNVDATVVASIVKLSPYREKILENLKSALETSRVNVKFKSGNTLGFEGEERGISAYAVCLVEEKKCTKSI; encoded by the coding sequence ATGTTCATCGGCTTTGGATACGACAGACATCCGCTCGTTGAGGGAAGAAGGCTGGTCCTTGCCGGGGTGGAGATAGACGCACCCCTTGGAAGTCTTGGACATTCCGACGGAGATGTTCTCTCACATGCGATCATAGATGCCCTTCTGGGGGCAGGGTGTCTTGGCGACATAGGAACGTGGTTTCCGGAGACGAAGGAGTACAAGGACGCAAACAGTCTGGACCTTTTGAAAGAAACGGTGAAGATACTGGAGGAGAGAGGATTCAGTGTGGTCAACGTGGACGCAACGGTTGTGGCCTCCATCGTGAAACTCTCCCCCTACAGAGAAAAGATCTTGGAAAACCTCAAAAGTGCACTTGAAACATCCCGTGTGAACGTGAAGTTCAAGAGCGGAAACACGCTGGGGTTTGAGGGAGAAGAAAGGGGAATCTCCGCATATGCGGTGTGTCTTGTGGAGGAGAAAAAATGTACGAAGAGTATATAA
- a CDS encoding Holliday junction resolvase-like protein: MTVLIIVILIIVVFILTRNLLKMSREIQELRGKIESNAMKMFEEWKKSEWELQRRVLEANLKREYEVKFQEWKMEEEKRIREDAINKSKSVIMGQVTEHLIPFFPEFRYNPKDARFIGTPVDFVVFDGLSEGNLRRIVFVEVKTGKTGNLNTRERQVRDVVEKREVYWEKLHYRGE, from the coding sequence ATGACGGTTTTGATCATCGTAATTCTCATCATCGTTGTTTTTATCCTGACAAGAAACCTTCTGAAAATGTCACGCGAGATCCAGGAACTCAGGGGAAAAATTGAGAGCAATGCTATGAAAATGTTTGAAGAGTGGAAGAAGAGCGAGTGGGAACTCCAGAGAAGAGTTCTTGAGGCAAATTTGAAAAGAGAATACGAAGTGAAATTTCAGGAGTGGAAGATGGAAGAGGAGAAAAGGATCAGAGAGGATGCCATCAACAAAAGCAAAAGTGTGATAATGGGTCAGGTTACAGAGCACCTGATACCTTTCTTCCCAGAATTCAGATACAATCCAAAAGATGCAAGATTTATAGGAACTCCAGTGGATTTTGTGGTCTTCGATGGTTTGAGTGAAGGAAACTTGAGAAGAATAGTGTTTGTTGAGGTCAAGACGGGAAAAACGGGAAATCTGAACACCAGAGAAAGACAGGTAAGGGACGTGGTGGAAAAAAGAGAGGTTTACTGGGAGAAACTGCACTATCGTGGAGAGTGA
- the nadE gene encoding NAD(+) synthase: protein MKESLISFIREKIEEYNYRGAVVGVSGGVDSAVVLSLCVQALGKDRVFALILPERDSSKDSLKDAVDLCETLGVEYRKRSITPILRKIGAYRLFPPRFFLPNSIVKRYVLNRWNTLSKDPFLDDLRNTGPEEFLKGLAYYRIKHRIRMCLLYFEAEKRGYAVVGTTNRTEYLTGLYVKWGDEAVDIEPIMHLYKTQVFELAKEMNVPEKILKKPPSPDLIPGITDEMAFNMSYLELDRILMKLEKNEDLSDEDPKKVERVKKILEFSEKYRRDIPITFDRI from the coding sequence ATGAAAGAAAGTCTCATCAGTTTCATAAGAGAAAAGATAGAAGAGTACAACTACAGAGGAGCCGTCGTTGGTGTGAGTGGTGGGGTGGATTCCGCCGTCGTTCTCTCGCTGTGTGTTCAGGCACTGGGAAAAGACAGGGTCTTTGCGCTCATCCTTCCTGAAAGGGACTCCTCGAAAGATTCATTGAAGGATGCCGTAGATCTCTGTGAGACTCTCGGTGTCGAGTACAGGAAAAGATCGATCACACCCATTCTGAGAAAGATCGGCGCCTACAGGCTCTTTCCCCCAAGGTTTTTCCTTCCAAACTCGATCGTGAAAAGATACGTCCTGAACAGGTGGAACACACTCTCGAAAGACCCTTTCCTGGACGATCTCAGAAACACCGGCCCTGAAGAGTTCCTGAAAGGTCTTGCGTACTACAGGATAAAGCACAGAATCAGAATGTGCCTTCTCTACTTCGAGGCAGAAAAGAGAGGATACGCCGTCGTGGGAACAACAAACAGAACGGAGTATCTGACGGGCCTTTATGTGAAATGGGGTGACGAGGCAGTCGACATAGAACCCATCATGCACCTGTACAAGACACAGGTCTTCGAACTCGCAAAAGAGATGAACGTTCCAGAAAAGATCCTGAAAAAACCCCCTTCTCCCGATCTCATTCCCGGCATCACAGACGAGATGGCGTTCAACATGAGTTACTTGGAACTCGACCGCATTCTGATGAAACTCGAAAAAAACGAAGACCTCTCAGACGAGGACCCGAAAAAAGTCGAGAGGGTGAAGAAGATTCTGGAATTTTCAGAAAAGTACAGAAGAGACATTCCCATCACTTTTGATAGAATATGA
- a CDS encoding exopolysaccharide transport family protein, producing the protein MEERELTLSDILLMFKRRSKLFWLVLVLTVFATGIYLFLATPRYEAAAKVKVSTQKGMSLGLSIEGLLGGLSSLFGSGGGAIEDEIEIMLSRRNIMAVIDELDLVHKLLDEKDIEKAKKNGLTEDDLKLSLYSYMVEKLITVEPVKNSNILEVKVTWHDPKLAAEIANKIVENYTKISESIAKSQLGAKKAFLEEQIPKIEQELKEAESKLKVFKEQNKIYSVETQTEVLIERYASLLQKMEEARIAMEAAQKQSEFFSKELEDLDIEIEQIKDSITFDPIISQLKSRLINLQIELAGLMERYTETNPAVIQKKAELQETQKQLETELRRLLTSQVKKTGNPIYEEALSSLIKAESEKILYQSQYEAFKKLYEDMEKELSKLPELEQKLIELERDYKVKETIYTTLLQAKYESLISEAAITANANVIDWAVPPLEPSKPNKKLTLAIGGVLGIFLGILAVFFAEFSDRRIKSESEAEYLLGLEKIVARVPLTQNEEVIEKALGIPAVKSGKVTFITALEDGAGVSTIARYMAELLSKKEKVLLLTEEKVEGTFDRKDVFDLLKNPDVLEELKERYDKIIVDAPSLKRTPDFLPIAEKSDTVYIVIRLEHTLSEDLKMLHSLKKIDGFILNGLTKNNSTYVK; encoded by the coding sequence GTGGAAGAAAGAGAACTCACACTCTCTGACATTCTTTTGATGTTCAAAAGAAGATCAAAACTCTTCTGGCTCGTTCTTGTTCTGACTGTCTTTGCAACAGGGATCTATCTTTTCCTTGCGACACCCCGGTACGAAGCCGCCGCGAAGGTGAAGGTTTCAACCCAGAAAGGAATGAGTCTTGGCCTTTCGATCGAGGGCCTTCTTGGAGGACTCTCCAGTCTTTTCGGTTCAGGTGGAGGTGCCATCGAAGACGAAATTGAGATCATGCTCTCAAGACGAAACATCATGGCCGTGATCGACGAACTCGACCTTGTTCACAAACTCCTCGACGAAAAAGACATAGAGAAGGCAAAGAAAAACGGCCTCACAGAAGACGATCTGAAACTATCCCTCTACAGTTACATGGTGGAAAAACTCATAACGGTAGAGCCGGTGAAAAACTCGAACATACTGGAAGTCAAGGTTACCTGGCACGATCCCAAACTTGCAGCAGAAATAGCAAACAAAATCGTTGAAAACTACACAAAGATCAGCGAAAGCATCGCAAAAAGTCAACTTGGAGCAAAGAAGGCATTCCTCGAAGAGCAAATCCCGAAGATAGAACAGGAACTCAAAGAAGCAGAGAGCAAACTCAAGGTCTTCAAAGAACAGAACAAAATCTACTCTGTAGAAACACAGACAGAGGTTCTGATAGAAAGATATGCTTCTCTTCTTCAAAAAATGGAAGAAGCCAGAATCGCCATGGAGGCAGCACAGAAACAGTCCGAGTTCTTCTCAAAAGAACTCGAAGATCTCGACATCGAAATTGAGCAGATCAAGGACAGTATCACCTTCGATCCCATCATCTCTCAGCTCAAAAGCAGGCTGATCAACCTTCAGATAGAACTCGCCGGTCTCATGGAACGCTACACAGAGACAAACCCGGCGGTGATACAGAAGAAAGCAGAACTTCAAGAGACACAAAAACAACTCGAAACAGAACTCAGAAGACTCCTCACCTCCCAAGTGAAAAAGACTGGCAATCCCATCTACGAGGAAGCACTCAGCAGTCTCATAAAGGCAGAGTCGGAGAAAATCCTGTATCAGTCTCAGTACGAAGCCTTCAAGAAACTCTACGAGGACATGGAAAAAGAACTTTCAAAACTTCCCGAACTCGAACAGAAACTGATAGAACTCGAAAGAGACTACAAGGTGAAAGAAACGATCTACACCACACTGCTTCAGGCAAAGTACGAGTCTCTCATCTCCGAAGCCGCCATCACCGCCAACGCGAACGTCATAGACTGGGCGGTGCCACCTCTTGAACCATCCAAACCCAACAAAAAACTCACGCTCGCAATTGGAGGTGTTCTGGGGATATTCCTTGGAATCCTCGCTGTTTTCTTCGCTGAGTTCTCGGACAGAAGGATCAAGTCTGAAAGCGAGGCGGAATACCTCCTGGGATTGGAAAAGATCGTCGCAAGGGTTCCACTAACACAGAACGAAGAGGTGATAGAAAAAGCCCTGGGAATTCCCGCCGTGAAATCAGGAAAGGTTACCTTCATCACCGCACTCGAAGACGGAGCGGGAGTGAGTACAATCGCGAGATACATGGCGGAACTGCTCTCGAAAAAAGAAAAGGTATTACTCCTTACAGAAGAAAAAGTGGAAGGCACTTTCGACAGAAAAGACGTTTTCGACCTTCTGAAAAATCCTGACGTTCTCGAAGAACTGAAAGAGCGCTACGACAAAATCATCGTTGACGCTCCATCCCTGAAGAGGACACCCGACTTTCTCCCAATTGCAGAAAAGAGCGACACCGTCTACATCGTGATCCGACTGGAACACACCCTCTCCGAAGACCTCAAGATGCTTCACTCTCTCAAAAAGATCGACGGGTTCATCCTGAACGGCCTGACGAAGAACAATTCAACGTATGTGAAATGA
- a CDS encoding clostripain-related cysteine peptidase — MRWFLLIVVSALFLSGCMPEIYTHASTPSTIIADNETHIAGRYAFVDVQVLDEYGLPVSGEDVSFYVDGAFLGEATTDTSGVARIGFFSPSEKTYTFTAVAGGVSRSFDVSFTKPKWLFIVWMAADNNLYYYSEDDLSEMRNASGSVSVVVVYDGVEIGDGVLVLDENGNWQAVVGMVGIDFNSGSYTNLEAWLEMILNQFDADRYALVIWDHGSAWIGDSYYISTKAVGFDETRGTAIAVADLRKALENALSGDKLDILGFDACLMGSLEVIYELRNTADYIVASSFNEPAEGWDYSFLGEIASDSTPLDVASMIVDSYREYYSSYDYYRQIGLSLAVYDTSQVEVFVSDLNLFISDLKADLSKVDAVYSDVVKSYIDDYNQTVLVDLGDFIDKWVSSRITAAPDPRSVVVYSYGEISYSEMARQPLSSPISIFMPESMLCYQDYWEDYQTLSFPYDTQWDEFLEYWLN, encoded by the coding sequence TTGAGATGGTTTCTTTTGATTGTGGTTTCTGCTCTTTTTCTTTCTGGATGTATGCCGGAGATCTACACACACGCGTCCACACCTTCCACAATAATCGCGGATAATGAAACCCACATCGCTGGGAGATACGCTTTTGTGGACGTTCAGGTGCTCGACGAGTACGGTCTTCCCGTCTCAGGTGAGGATGTTTCTTTCTATGTGGATGGTGCCTTCCTTGGAGAAGCAACCACCGACACAAGCGGTGTAGCAAGAATAGGTTTTTTCTCTCCATCGGAGAAAACTTACACATTCACAGCGGTGGCAGGTGGTGTGAGCAGGTCTTTTGATGTTAGTTTCACAAAACCGAAGTGGCTTTTCATCGTGTGGATGGCAGCAGACAACAATCTTTATTACTACTCCGAGGATGACCTTTCCGAGATGAGAAACGCCAGTGGAAGTGTTTCTGTGGTTGTTGTCTACGATGGTGTAGAAATTGGTGATGGAGTACTGGTGCTCGATGAAAACGGAAACTGGCAGGCTGTTGTTGGAATGGTGGGAATTGACTTCAACAGTGGATCGTACACAAATCTGGAAGCCTGGCTTGAGATGATTCTCAATCAATTCGATGCCGATCGCTACGCGCTTGTGATTTGGGATCACGGGAGTGCGTGGATCGGTGACTCATACTACATCTCAACGAAGGCTGTTGGGTTCGACGAGACTCGAGGAACGGCAATTGCTGTAGCAGACCTGAGGAAAGCACTTGAAAACGCTCTTTCTGGAGACAAACTCGACATCCTCGGGTTTGACGCGTGTCTCATGGGATCTCTTGAGGTGATATACGAACTCAGAAACACAGCAGATTATATCGTGGCATCAAGTTTCAACGAGCCAGCTGAAGGATGGGACTACTCCTTTCTTGGTGAGATAGCATCAGATAGCACTCCGCTGGACGTAGCGAGTATGATAGTTGACAGTTATAGGGAGTACTATTCCTCTTATGATTATTACCGCCAGATCGGACTGAGTCTTGCAGTGTACGACACCTCGCAGGTGGAGGTGTTTGTTTCTGATTTAAACTTGTTCATCAGTGATCTGAAAGCAGATCTGAGCAAGGTCGATGCGGTTTATTCTGATGTGGTGAAGAGTTATATTGACGATTACAATCAGACAGTTCTTGTTGATCTTGGAGATTTCATAGACAAGTGGGTTTCTTCAAGGATCACTGCTGCTCCAGATCCGAGATCTGTTGTCGTTTATTCCTACGGTGAGATATCCTACAGTGAGATGGCCAGACAGCCACTCTCTTCTCCCATCAGTATCTTCATGCCAGAGAGCATGTTGTGTTATCAGGACTATTGGGAAGACTATCAGACACTTTCCTTTCCGTATGACACTCAGTGGGACGAGTTTCTGGAATACTGGTTAAACTAA